The Gottschalkia purinilytica genome has a segment encoding these proteins:
- a CDS encoding aldehyde dehydrogenase, with amino-acid sequence MSNIKSIIEKQRKFFYNGETKKLKFRMEKLKLLKKCILEREEEILKALKEDLNKHPFEAYETEIYMVIEEINYIMKNLKRWMKPKKVKTPFIHAISSSYTVSEPYGVSLIISPWNYPFQLSILPLVGSIAGGNCAIIKPSAYSPNTSSVVSRIVKDCFKEEFVAVIEGGREVNQSLLSEKFDYIFFTGSVKVGKVVMESASKNLTPITLELGGKSPCIVYKDANIDIAAKRIVWGKFLNAGQTCVAPDYLLVHKSIKEELLSNMKEYIKKFYGENPLNSNDFCRIVNEKHFDRLLSNLNDGNIYIGGNHIKEQLFIEPTIINNISWEDKIMRDEIFGPILPVIEYEEIRDIVEKINENPKPLALYLFTNSKYIEKEVMENISFGGGCINDTIIHLATSYMPFGGVGESGIGNYHGKSSFDTFTHKKSILKKSNSIDLDFRYPPYKNKLNLLKKIIK; translated from the coding sequence AATTTCGTATGGAGAAATTAAAATTACTAAAAAAATGTATACTAGAAAGAGAAGAAGAGATATTAAAAGCATTAAAAGAAGACTTAAATAAACATCCATTTGAAGCATATGAAACGGAAATATATATGGTAATAGAAGAGATAAATTATATAATGAAGAATCTAAAACGGTGGATGAAACCTAAAAAAGTAAAGACACCTTTTATACATGCTATATCATCAAGTTATACAGTTTCTGAACCCTATGGAGTATCACTTATAATATCTCCATGGAACTATCCTTTTCAATTATCTATATTGCCACTTGTTGGATCAATAGCAGGAGGAAACTGTGCTATTATAAAACCATCAGCTTATTCTCCAAATACATCAAGTGTTGTATCTAGAATTGTAAAGGACTGTTTTAAGGAGGAATTCGTAGCTGTTATAGAAGGGGGGAGAGAAGTAAACCAATCTCTTCTTTCTGAGAAATTTGACTATATATTTTTTACTGGGAGTGTAAAAGTAGGTAAAGTTGTCATGGAATCAGCTTCTAAAAACCTTACTCCTATTACGTTAGAGCTAGGTGGAAAGAGTCCATGCATAGTGTATAAAGACGCAAATATAGATATTGCAGCAAAGAGGATAGTATGGGGGAAATTCTTAAATGCTGGACAAACATGTGTAGCCCCTGATTATCTCTTAGTTCATAAGAGTATAAAGGAAGAACTTTTAAGTAATATGAAAGAGTATATTAAGAAATTTTATGGAGAGAATCCTTTAAATAGTAATGATTTTTGTAGAATAGTTAATGAAAAACATTTTGATAGACTATTAAGTAACTTAAATGATGGGAATATATATATTGGTGGTAACCATATAAAAGAACAACTTTTTATAGAGCCAACTATTATTAATAATATAAGTTGGGAAGATAAAATAATGAGAGATGAAATATTTGGACCTATACTACCTGTAATAGAATATGAAGAAATAAGGGACATTGTAGAAAAGATAAATGAAAATCCAAAACCTCTTGCATTATACTTATTTACAAACAGCAAATATATTGAAAAAGAAGTTATGGAAAATATATCTTTTGGAGGAGGATGTATAAATGATACTATAATTCACTTAGCCACATCCTATATGCCATTTGGAGGTGTAGGTGAAAGTGGAATAGGAAACTATCATGGCAAGTCAAGCTTTGATACTTTTACACATAAAAAAAGTATTCTTAAAAAGTCAAATAGTATAGATTTAGATTTTAGATATCCACCATATAAAAATAAACTAAATTTACTAAAGAAGATTATAAAATAA
- a CDS encoding LysM peptidoglycan-binding domain-containing protein, translating to MSEITCPRGTVKYRVKRGDTLTSIARAFNVPPFLIVLFNPNINPNYLSIGQELCIPRLEPITCPSGRYYTVRRGDNFYTISRQFGLTVRELRAANPNVNPYALVVGQRLCIPTRPPVRRCPEGTRTYEIKRGDTFYSIAIRFNVSYSELTNLNPNIDPNNLRVGQIICIPIPPPSIPCPSGRSYVIKPGDTLTSIAENFVVSVGDLLRANPNLSPSDFVPGRRICIPRSVQV from the coding sequence ATGTCCGAGATTACCTGTCCTAGGGGTACTGTAAAGTACAGAGTTAAAAGGGGTGACACACTAACAAGTATAGCTAGAGCATTCAATGTACCACCCTTCTTAATAGTGCTGTTTAATCCGAATATAAATCCAAATTATCTTTCCATCGGTCAAGAATTATGTATTCCTAGACTTGAACCTATCACTTGTCCAAGTGGGAGATATTATACAGTAAGAAGAGGAGATAACTTTTACACAATATCTAGACAGTTCGGCTTAACAGTAAGAGAATTAAGGGCTGCAAATCCAAATGTAAATCCCTATGCATTAGTAGTAGGACAAAGATTATGTATTCCTACTAGACCACCAGTAAGGAGATGTCCAGAAGGTACTAGAACTTATGAAATAAAGAGAGGAGACACCTTTTATAGCATAGCTATTAGATTTAATGTATCTTATAGTGAATTAACTAATTTAAATCCTAATATAGATCCGAATAATCTAAGAGTTGGTCAAATTATATGTATTCCTATACCACCACCTTCTATTCCTTGTCCAAGTGGAAGATCATATGTTATAAAACCAGGAGATACATTAACCAGTATAGCAGAGAATTTTGTAGTTAGTGTAGGAGACTTATTAAGAGCTAATCCTAATTTATCCCCTAGTGATTTTGTCCCTGGAAGAAGAATTTGTATACCAAGATCAGTACAGGTATAA